From a region of the Paenibacillus sp. FSL R10-2734 genome:
- a CDS encoding 1-deoxy-D-xylulose-5-phosphate reductoisomerase — MKKISVLGSTGSIGTQTLDVIAMHPDSFQVDGLAAGTNTALLLEQVRRFNPRRVSVATKELADEIRSSLPSGTQLYSGNEGLVEVAAGGDAEMVVTAVMGSVGLQSTLAAIEAGKHIGLANKETLVTAGHLVTELANRKGVKLLPIDSEHSAIFQCLNGENLADVACITLTASGGSFRDFTRDQLSNVTVEDALRHPNWSMGAKITIDSATMVNKGLEVIEAHWLFGLPYEQVNVLLHPESIIHSYVEFRDSSIIAQLGTPDMRVPIQYALTYPDRWESPAQRLSLAEIGRLTFREMDYERFPALKLAMECGKAGGTATTAFNAANEIAVARFLSREIPFLRIEEIIGEVLHRHVNEDNPNLEQIESCDIRVRELAATL, encoded by the coding sequence ATGAAAAAAATAAGTGTTCTTGGTTCCACAGGTTCGATAGGCACTCAGACTCTAGATGTCATCGCTATGCACCCAGACTCTTTTCAAGTTGATGGCTTGGCGGCTGGAACGAATACAGCATTATTGCTGGAACAAGTTCGCCGGTTTAACCCACGTCGTGTTTCTGTTGCGACAAAGGAACTGGCTGATGAGATTAGATCCAGTCTGCCTTCTGGCACACAGCTATACAGCGGAAATGAAGGTCTTGTTGAGGTGGCAGCTGGTGGAGATGCCGAAATGGTCGTAACGGCTGTTATGGGTAGCGTAGGCCTCCAATCCACGTTAGCTGCAATCGAAGCAGGCAAACATATTGGACTAGCCAATAAAGAGACTTTGGTAACAGCAGGACATCTCGTCACTGAACTCGCTAATCGTAAGGGCGTTAAGCTGTTACCTATTGATAGCGAGCACTCTGCTATTTTTCAATGCTTAAATGGTGAGAATCTTGCTGATGTTGCTTGTATTACTTTAACAGCTTCTGGTGGATCTTTCCGAGATTTCACTCGTGATCAACTCAGCAATGTAACGGTAGAAGATGCACTTCGTCATCCGAATTGGAGCATGGGCGCGAAAATAACGATTGATTCTGCTACAATGGTGAATAAAGGTCTTGAGGTTATTGAAGCGCATTGGTTATTTGGCCTTCCTTATGAACAAGTGAATGTGCTATTGCATCCAGAGAGTATCATTCACTCTTATGTTGAGTTCCGCGATAGCAGCATTATTGCTCAGCTTGGTACTCCCGATATGCGTGTCCCTATTCAATATGCGCTCACATATCCCGATCGCTGGGAGTCACCGGCACAGCGTTTATCGTTAGCTGAAATTGGACGTTTGACTTTCCGAGAAATGGATTATGAACGATTCCCTGCGCTGAAGCTAGCCATGGAATGTGGAAAAGCTGGAGGGACAGCTACTACTGCTTTTAATGCTGCAAATGAAATCGCTGTAGCTCGTTTCTTGAGTCGTGAGATTCCATTCTTGCGCATTGAGGAGATCATCGGAGAAGTGTTACATCGTCATGTTAACGAGGATAATCCAAATCTGGAGCAGATTGAATCCTGCGACATTCGAGTTCGTGAGCTGGCAGCAACGCTGTAG
- the rpsB gene encoding 30S ribosomal protein S2 codes for MAVISMKQLLEAGVHFGHQTRRWNPKMDRYIFTERNGIYIIDLQKTVKKVEEAYNFVKSVAGDNGTILFVGTKKQAQDSVKEEAERSGMFFINQRWLGGTLTNFQTIQKRIDRLKKLESWEEDGTFEVLPKKEVILLRKEKDRLEKFLGGIKNMKGLPSALFIIDPRKERIAVAEARKLGIPIVAIVDTNCDPDEIDYVIPGNDDAIRAVKLLTGKMADAVVEAHQGEDTTTA; via the coding sequence ATGGCAGTAATCTCCATGAAACAGCTTCTAGAAGCTGGGGTACACTTCGGTCACCAGACTCGTCGTTGGAACCCAAAGATGGATCGTTATATCTTCACTGAAAGAAACGGAATTTACATTATTGACTTGCAAAAAACAGTCAAGAAGGTAGAAGAAGCTTACAACTTTGTAAAAAGCGTCGCTGGTGACAACGGCACAATCCTATTCGTAGGAACAAAGAAACAAGCACAAGATTCCGTAAAAGAAGAAGCAGAACGTTCAGGTATGTTCTTCATTAACCAACGTTGGTTGGGCGGAACTCTTACTAACTTCCAAACTATCCAAAAACGTATTGATCGTTTGAAGAAATTGGAATCTTGGGAAGAGGACGGCACTTTCGAAGTTCTACCTAAGAAAGAAGTTATCCTTCTTCGCAAAGAGAAAGATCGTCTTGAGAAATTCTTGGGCGGTATCAAGAACATGAAAGGTCTACCAAGCGCGTTGTTCATCATTGACCCGCGTAAAGAGCGTATCGCAGTTGCAGAAGCTCGCAAATTGGGTATTCCAATCGTAGCTATCGTTGATACTAACTGTGATCCGGACGAAATCGACTACGTAATTCCAGGTAACGACGACGCTATCCGCGCCGTGAAATTGTTGACTGGTAAAATGGCAGACGCTGTTGTTGAAGCTCACCAAGGCGAAGACACAACTACTGCTTAA
- a CDS encoding endolytic transglycosylase MltG — MMKNRSFLFGLGTGLIAGALLLQLMISGGAAPLTKEQVLQGAEKLNLKVIDESTESPSDETALDDAAQDQKTDGLTDGSHENVAPSEPTVAASPAPVESPTVSGDPSKVNLPKEPSTPKEGTVKKPEVTTAPSAVAPVTPKVTANAEIFVRIPSGTTLTETADILEKAAVIKDKASFLQAANKREINKKIQSGSYNFNKGESLDSILEKLISFQ; from the coding sequence ATGATGAAGAACCGTTCTTTTTTGTTCGGACTTGGCACTGGATTAATAGCGGGTGCATTACTACTTCAATTAATGATATCCGGTGGAGCAGCTCCACTCACGAAGGAACAAGTTTTACAAGGTGCTGAGAAATTGAACTTGAAGGTCATCGACGAATCTACTGAATCCCCTTCGGATGAGACTGCTTTGGATGACGCTGCTCAAGATCAAAAGACTGACGGACTAACGGATGGAAGTCACGAGAATGTGGCGCCTTCTGAGCCTACAGTAGCAGCTTCTCCCGCTCCTGTAGAATCTCCTACAGTATCTGGTGACCCAAGTAAGGTAAATCTACCTAAAGAGCCCTCTACGCCTAAAGAAGGCACGGTTAAGAAGCCAGAGGTCACTACTGCACCAAGCGCTGTTGCTCCTGTTACACCAAAAGTCACTGCGAATGCCGAGATTTTCGTTCGTATACCTTCAGGTACCACATTGACAGAAACAGCAGATATTTTGGAGAAGGCTGCGGTCATTAAAGATAAGGCTAGTTTCCTTCAAGCTGCCAATAAACGTGAAATCAACAAAAAAATACAATCCGGTTCTTACAACTTTAATAAAGGCGAGAGCCTAGATTCTATATTAGAAAAATTAATAAGTTTTCAATGA
- the frr gene encoding ribosome recycling factor: MPQSVKKNAEERMDKAISSLKRDLATLRAGRATTSLLDRIQVEYYGSPTPINQLANISTPDSRTLLIQPWDKTSMSDIERAIMKSDIGLTPANDGTIIRLSIPPLTEERRTDLVKLTKKFGEEAKVAIRNIRRDANDDIKKMEKNGISEDESRGHQEDIQKTTDKFIAEVDKVLVSKEKEIMEV; the protein is encoded by the coding sequence ATGCCACAATCGGTCAAAAAAAATGCCGAAGAGCGTATGGACAAAGCGATTTCATCGCTGAAACGTGACTTGGCAACATTGCGGGCAGGGCGTGCAACAACATCTCTGCTAGATCGCATTCAAGTTGAATATTACGGTTCCCCTACTCCAATCAATCAGCTGGCGAACATCAGTACTCCGGATTCCCGGACGCTGTTAATCCAGCCGTGGGACAAAACATCGATGTCTGACATTGAACGGGCGATCATGAAATCGGATATCGGTTTAACGCCTGCGAATGACGGCACAATTATTCGTCTTTCTATCCCTCCGCTGACTGAAGAACGTCGGACGGATTTGGTGAAGCTGACGAAGAAATTTGGTGAAGAAGCGAAAGTAGCGATCCGCAACATTCGCCGCGATGCCAACGATGATATTAAGAAGATGGAGAAAAACGGTATCTCGGAAGATGAGTCCCGTGGACATCAAGAGGACATTCAAAAGACTACGGATAAATTCATAGCCGAAGTCGATAAAGTGCTTGTATCCAAAGAAAAAGAGATTATGGAAGTATAA
- a CDS encoding phosphatidate cytidylyltransferase encodes MKQRLITGIVAGALFLGLCVLGNWPYQLLLTAMAFIGFYEFVKMIGIPALSGSTVLGYAAILSFMIPWNLLGISAPFSWEQGIWILLLLFLLVTVFTKNKLDIRVTALLFTGIVYIGMGFSYMAMARASDDGHGLLWTFLLLFCIWGSDAGAYFVGKSMGKNKLWPAISPNKTVEGAVGGVVISMLIAIVFAIVAPEQLAIGRAILIGLSCAVLGQLGDLVQSAYKRAYGIKDSGTLLPGHGGILDRCDSWIIVFPFVHIVTLMPYY; translated from the coding sequence TTGAAGCAGCGATTGATTACCGGAATTGTTGCCGGAGCACTATTTTTAGGCTTATGCGTGTTGGGGAACTGGCCATATCAGTTGTTACTCACTGCCATGGCTTTTATCGGGTTTTATGAATTTGTGAAAATGATAGGGATACCTGCGCTTTCCGGTTCTACCGTTCTTGGTTATGCAGCCATTCTAAGTTTCATGATCCCTTGGAATTTGCTTGGGATCTCTGCACCCTTTTCGTGGGAACAAGGAATTTGGATTCTGCTGCTGTTGTTCCTTTTAGTTACAGTTTTTACTAAAAATAAATTGGATATTCGAGTAACAGCCTTGCTGTTTACTGGTATAGTATACATTGGAATGGGTTTTTCCTATATGGCCATGGCTCGTGCATCGGATGACGGACATGGTTTGTTATGGACGTTCTTGCTCCTTTTCTGCATTTGGGGCAGTGATGCCGGAGCCTACTTTGTTGGAAAAAGCATGGGGAAGAACAAGCTTTGGCCTGCCATTAGTCCTAACAAAACGGTGGAAGGTGCGGTTGGTGGAGTAGTGATCTCGATGCTAATAGCTATCGTTTTTGCAATAGTTGCTCCTGAACAATTAGCGATAGGACGAGCGATCCTTATAGGGCTTTCTTGTGCGGTATTGGGTCAGCTTGGTGATCTTGTGCAATCTGCTTATAAACGTGCGTATGGTATCAAAGATTCAGGCACGCTTCTGCCAGGGCACGGTGGTATTCTTGATCGATGTGATAGCTGGATTATCGTATTTCCATTCGTACATATCGTAACGCTTATGCCTTACTATTAA
- a CDS encoding FliA/WhiG family RNA polymerase sigma factor has product MNERKASQLETDELWEQWKEHGDPEAKKKLIESYLHIVDYVSSRLAVGLPKNVSKDDLASNGVMGLIDAIEKFDYKRGLQFQTYASWRVRGAILDSLRQSDWVPRSVREKAKKIEDAYQQLEQKYLRSVSDEEMSLYLNISVTEFQNMLQDVAVMSLCSLEDPIREEESETRMSILVDDKAKNPDSKVNEFYLREALTKGIEKLTVKERTVVSLLYYEDLSLSEIAEVMSLSPSRISQLHSKAILRLRGTLEKNRDLLMQND; this is encoded by the coding sequence TTGAACGAGCGTAAAGCTTCTCAATTGGAAACTGACGAGCTATGGGAACAGTGGAAAGAACACGGTGACCCTGAAGCTAAGAAGAAGCTGATAGAGAGTTATCTCCATATTGTAGATTATGTATCCAGCCGTTTGGCTGTGGGGTTGCCCAAGAATGTATCTAAAGATGATTTAGCTAGTAATGGAGTAATGGGATTGATTGATGCGATTGAGAAATTCGACTACAAACGAGGATTGCAGTTTCAGACTTATGCGTCCTGGCGTGTACGCGGTGCAATATTAGATTCATTACGCCAAAGTGATTGGGTACCTAGATCAGTGCGAGAAAAAGCTAAAAAAATCGAGGATGCCTATCAGCAGCTGGAACAGAAGTACCTAAGATCCGTTAGTGATGAGGAAATGAGTCTATATCTAAATATCAGTGTAACAGAATTTCAAAATATGTTGCAGGATGTGGCTGTAATGTCACTATGTTCACTGGAAGATCCAATTCGTGAAGAGGAATCAGAGACCCGGATGTCCATACTGGTGGACGATAAAGCTAAAAATCCGGATAGCAAGGTAAATGAGTTCTACTTACGTGAAGCGCTCACCAAAGGTATAGAGAAATTAACGGTGAAAGAACGGACCGTTGTGTCCCTTTTATATTATGAAGATTTATCATTGAGCGAAATCGCAGAGGTTATGTCCTTATCTCCTTCACGGATTTCGCAGCTTCATTCCAAAGCCATTTTGCGGCTGAGAGGAACGCTTGAGAAGAATCGCGATCTACTAATGCAGAACGATTAA
- a CDS encoding chemotaxis protein CheW: MAEDIKVIVFKLGSEEYGIEVEKVQTIERMMPITRVPKTYSFIKGVINLRGVVIPVIDLRGRFGIEEAEHTDQTRVIIVSVNEMEVGFIVDSANDVIDLNRDSIDTPPDVVGGIKAKYLDGVAKIGEERLLIMLNLSEVLNKAEIVQLESLEG; the protein is encoded by the coding sequence ATGGCTGAAGATATTAAAGTGATAGTGTTCAAATTAGGCTCAGAGGAATACGGTATCGAAGTTGAGAAGGTACAAACGATTGAGCGCATGATGCCAATTACCCGTGTACCTAAAACTTATTCTTTTATCAAAGGTGTTATTAATTTACGTGGTGTTGTTATTCCTGTAATTGATCTTCGAGGCCGCTTTGGGATCGAAGAGGCTGAACACACGGATCAGACTCGTGTAATTATCGTATCTGTTAATGAAATGGAAGTAGGTTTCATAGTAGATTCAGCAAATGATGTAATAGATTTGAACAGAGATTCTATCGATACACCTCCAGATGTTGTTGGCGGCATCAAGGCGAAGTATTTAGATGGGGTGGCCAAGATAGGTGAAGAGCGCTTGCTCATTATGCTTAATTTGTCAGAAGTGCTTAACAAAGCCGAAATCGTTCAATTAGAAAGCCTGGAGGGCTAA
- the tsf gene encoding translation elongation factor Ts — MAVDAKAVKELRERTGAGMLDCKKALEEANNDITKAAELLREKGLSAAANKAGRIATEGVVESYIHAGGRIGVLVEINCETDFVGKTDSFKDFARDIAMQIAAANPRYVRREEVPQEDVEKEKEILKAQALNEGKPEKIIEKMVEGRIGKYYEEYCLLEQSFVKDPDKTISQLLNEKISTIGENISIRRFARFELGEGLEKKVDNFVEEVMAQVNQ, encoded by the coding sequence ATGGCAGTTGATGCAAAAGCAGTAAAAGAACTTCGTGAAAGAACAGGCGCTGGTATGCTTGATTGTAAAAAAGCGCTTGAAGAAGCTAATAACGATATCACTAAAGCAGCAGAATTGCTTCGTGAAAAAGGTCTGTCCGCAGCAGCAAACAAAGCAGGACGTATTGCTACTGAAGGCGTTGTAGAATCTTACATCCACGCTGGCGGCCGTATTGGTGTACTTGTAGAAATCAACTGCGAAACTGACTTTGTTGGTAAAACAGATTCCTTCAAGGACTTTGCTCGCGATATCGCTATGCAAATCGCTGCGGCAAACCCACGTTATGTACGTCGTGAAGAAGTTCCACAAGAAGATGTAGAAAAAGAAAAAGAAATCCTGAAAGCTCAAGCTTTGAACGAAGGTAAGCCTGAGAAAATCATTGAAAAAATGGTTGAAGGACGTATTGGTAAATATTACGAAGAATATTGCTTGCTTGAGCAATCCTTCGTTAAAGACCCTGACAAAACGATCTCCCAATTGTTGAACGAAAAAATCAGCACAATCGGAGAAAACATCTCGATCCGTCGTTTTGCTCGTTTTGAACTAGGCGAAGGTTTGGAAAAGAAAGTGGATAACTTTGTAGAAGAAGTTATGGCACAAGTTAATCAATAA
- a CDS encoding isoprenyl transferase produces the protein MIKRVQAWLSRKDRQQPVEISPDNIPRHVAVIMDGNGRWAKRRGLPRVVGHQNGMKAVKRATIAADELGIEFLTMYAFSTENWKRPKEEVDYLMRLPVEFLAIELDELIEKNVQVRMMGDTDALPSFTRKAMEEAVSRTQGNTGLILNFALNYGGRKEIEDCMRSIGKDIQSGALSPDDITTDLIDSRMLSGGLPDPDLLIRTSGEMRLSNFMLWQLAYSELWFTDVYWPEFNKEHLHQAVAEYQRRTRRYGGLK, from the coding sequence ATGATCAAACGGGTTCAAGCGTGGCTGAGCCGTAAAGACAGGCAACAGCCAGTCGAGATTTCACCGGATAACATTCCCCGGCATGTGGCTGTTATTATGGACGGCAATGGGCGTTGGGCCAAACGACGCGGGTTGCCGCGCGTTGTGGGTCATCAGAATGGCATGAAGGCTGTCAAACGTGCTACAATCGCTGCAGACGAACTGGGTATCGAGTTTTTAACGATGTATGCGTTCTCGACAGAAAATTGGAAACGACCAAAGGAAGAAGTCGATTATCTGATGCGCTTGCCAGTGGAGTTTCTAGCCATTGAGCTTGATGAACTGATTGAGAAGAATGTCCAAGTACGAATGATGGGTGATACTGATGCATTACCTTCATTTACACGCAAGGCTATGGAAGAAGCGGTTTCCCGGACACAGGGCAATACAGGACTTATATTGAATTTTGCTCTTAATTATGGGGGACGCAAAGAAATTGAGGACTGCATGCGCAGCATTGGTAAGGACATCCAATCGGGGGCGTTATCACCGGACGATATTACCACTGATCTAATCGATAGCCGAATGTTATCAGGTGGATTACCAGATCCGGATTTGCTTATACGTACAAGCGGAGAAATGCGACTTAGCAATTTCATGCTATGGCAGCTTGCTTATAGTGAGCTGTGGTTTACTGATGTGTATTGGCCTGAGTTTAACAAAGAGCATTTGCATCAAGCAGTTGCTGAATATCAACGCCGTACACGTCGCTATGGTGGACTGAAGTAG
- a CDS encoding FapA family protein has protein sequence MIGQNALNQYLSITFSEDKGIAYLQFSKKDENFSTSPQELEAFLHSHNIRFGIQRDVVERICSHPEEFFWSKVTIAIGEAAVNGIDGRIMLTVDLEEDRKPIEKADGKVDYKDLVRLRNVLKGKLIARIIPAQPGKHGKTVTGDELAFRVGKEAHFKIGKNVLVDNNGTSMYAAIDGLVTLTDSGKINVFPVYEVNGDVDYSTGNIDFVGTVVIRGNVLSGFSVKSAGDIRVVGGVEGAELISGGSIEITGGIIGYNKGHVTAGKNVKVSFIQDGNVTAGEDVIVSQSIMHSNIRAGRDVLCNGAKGLIVGGTVQSGERVVARTIGNTMSTSTSIEVGVVPELRNEINELRQSLRQLLENEDKTSKALYLLNQLATNGQLPADKVALRVKLNATKQSHQREEKRIKERVLEIERMLEDTGRARVEVIKTIYGGSKIMIGRYTRFVKDPTERVVFVYSEGDISLTPYN, from the coding sequence TTGATCGGTCAAAATGCTTTGAATCAGTACTTGAGTATTACTTTTTCGGAGGACAAAGGGATCGCGTATTTGCAGTTTTCCAAAAAGGATGAGAATTTTTCTACCTCACCTCAAGAATTGGAAGCCTTCTTACACAGTCACAATATTCGCTTCGGTATCCAGCGTGATGTTGTTGAACGTATTTGTAGTCATCCGGAGGAATTTTTTTGGAGTAAAGTCACTATTGCTATAGGCGAAGCTGCTGTGAATGGCATCGATGGCCGAATCATGCTCACTGTTGATTTGGAAGAGGATCGCAAGCCGATTGAAAAAGCAGATGGTAAGGTAGATTATAAGGATTTGGTTCGGCTTCGTAATGTTCTCAAAGGAAAGTTGATAGCTAGAATTATCCCTGCTCAGCCTGGTAAGCATGGAAAGACTGTAACTGGTGATGAGCTTGCTTTCAGAGTTGGGAAGGAAGCTCATTTTAAAATCGGAAAGAACGTACTCGTTGATAACAATGGAACTTCGATGTATGCCGCGATTGATGGTCTAGTTACTTTAACCGATAGCGGAAAAATCAATGTGTTCCCTGTGTATGAAGTGAATGGTGATGTGGATTACAGCACGGGGAATATTGATTTTGTAGGTACAGTTGTTATTCGGGGAAACGTACTGTCAGGATTCTCTGTAAAGTCCGCTGGTGATATTCGTGTAGTTGGTGGAGTTGAAGGAGCAGAATTAATCTCTGGTGGATCCATCGAAATTACGGGTGGAATTATCGGCTATAACAAAGGACATGTAACCGCTGGAAAAAATGTTAAGGTCTCATTCATTCAAGATGGTAATGTTACAGCCGGTGAAGATGTCATTGTATCCCAGAGCATTATGCATTCCAATATTCGTGCGGGTAGAGATGTTCTTTGTAACGGAGCAAAGGGATTGATTGTTGGCGGAACTGTTCAGTCCGGGGAAAGAGTCGTAGCACGTACAATAGGCAATACCATGTCCACATCGACTTCAATTGAGGTAGGAGTAGTTCCTGAGCTCAGAAATGAGATTAACGAGCTACGTCAATCACTGCGTCAATTGCTTGAAAATGAGGATAAAACCTCTAAAGCCTTGTACCTCTTAAATCAATTGGCAACCAACGGTCAACTACCTGCGGATAAAGTGGCGCTTCGCGTTAAATTGAATGCTACCAAACAATCTCATCAACGTGAGGAAAAAAGAATTAAAGAACGCGTGCTAGAGATTGAAAGAATGCTAGAAGATACAGGCAGAGCTAGAGTAGAAGTGATCAAAACGATCTATGGTGGATCCAAAATTATGATCGGGAGATATACGCGATTTGTGAAGGACCCTACAGAACGAGTTGTGTTTGTTTATAGTGAAGGTGATATATCCTTAACGCCATACAATTAA
- a CDS encoding chemotaxis protein CheD, with protein sequence MIEEQSIIKVGMADLNIGSQDSLIRTTGLGSCVGLTLFDPGKKLAGMAHVMLPTSEIAREGQLNIAKFADTAVPELLSRLLELGAVRSRIVAKMAGGSQMFAFAGGSDTMRIGPRNVESCKLALEHLRIPLVAEDTGGNYGRTIEIACNTGVLFIRSVQKGAKEI encoded by the coding sequence ATGATTGAAGAACAAAGCATTATTAAAGTAGGGATGGCCGATCTTAACATTGGAAGCCAGGATAGTTTGATTCGTACAACGGGTCTTGGCTCCTGCGTGGGATTGACATTGTTTGACCCTGGAAAAAAACTCGCGGGAATGGCGCATGTGATGCTCCCAACTTCTGAGATTGCTAGGGAAGGACAGTTAAACATCGCAAAGTTTGCAGATACTGCAGTGCCGGAGCTCTTATCCCGTTTGCTGGAGCTTGGGGCGGTTCGTAGTCGGATCGTAGCCAAGATGGCAGGAGGATCACAAATGTTTGCCTTTGCCGGGGGGAGCGACACCATGAGGATCGGGCCTCGTAATGTTGAATCTTGTAAACTTGCTCTTGAGCATTTAAGAATTCCGTTAGTCGCGGAAGACACAGGCGGTAATTATGGCCGTACGATAGAAATTGCCTGCAACACTGGCGTATTGTTCATCCGCAGTGTGCAAAAAGGCGCTAAGGAAATATAA
- a CDS encoding chemotaxis protein CheC yields MELFKHYKDFKMDVLKEVGNIGAGNAATALSQLLNKPIDMAVPKVQLLNFEEITDKVGGAEELVYAVFLRVEGEAPGNLFFILSPEAALNLLSRIAGIEILSNQELGEMELSALSEIGNILAGSYLSSLADFTSLSMYPTVPALAMDMAGAILSYGLLQFGQMGDDALLIDTTFFEGKNEIEGQFFLIPDPESFPKIFKSLGVPFEND; encoded by the coding sequence GTGGAATTATTTAAGCACTATAAGGATTTCAAAATGGACGTGCTTAAGGAAGTCGGGAATATTGGAGCTGGAAATGCAGCTACCGCATTATCACAGCTCTTAAATAAGCCAATTGATATGGCTGTTCCCAAGGTACAGCTTCTCAACTTTGAAGAGATTACGGACAAAGTTGGTGGAGCGGAAGAATTAGTATATGCAGTTTTCTTACGTGTGGAGGGTGAAGCTCCAGGTAATCTGTTTTTCATTCTTTCACCGGAAGCAGCTTTAAACTTACTTAGTCGTATCGCAGGCATCGAGATTTTGAGTAACCAAGAACTTGGAGAAATGGAACTTTCCGCGCTAAGTGAAATTGGAAATATTTTGGCGGGGTCGTACCTATCTTCTCTTGCAGACTTCACCTCACTTTCTATGTATCCAACAGTTCCTGCGCTTGCCATGGATATGGCTGGAGCCATCCTAAGCTACGGCTTGCTGCAATTTGGGCAAATGGGCGACGATGCATTGTTGATTGATACTACCTTTTTTGAGGGGAAAAACGAAATTGAAGGGCAATTTTTCCTAATTCCCGACCCGGAATCATTCCCAAAAATCTTCAAATCGCTAGGAGTTCCTTTTGAAAATGATTGA
- the pyrH gene encoding UMP kinase, translating to MEQPVFKRVVLKVSGESLAGQNGYGIDADMIISIAEQIKEVVELGVQVAIVCGGGNIWRGIAGSASGIDRATADYMGMLATVMNSLALQDALEQIDVPTRVQTSISMQQIAEPYIRRRAIRHLEKGRVVIFAAGTGNPFFSTDTTAALRAAEIEAEVILMAKNKVDGVYSADPFKDSTAEKFEQLTYMDVLNKNLGVMDSTASSLCMDNNIPLIVFAITEQGNIKRVVLGEKIGTIVKGSVD from the coding sequence TTGGAACAGCCGGTATTTAAGAGAGTAGTCCTTAAGGTAAGTGGAGAGTCTTTGGCAGGACAAAACGGATATGGTATTGATGCCGACATGATTATTTCCATCGCTGAACAGATCAAGGAAGTTGTAGAGCTTGGCGTTCAGGTTGCGATTGTTTGTGGCGGAGGTAACATTTGGCGCGGGATCGCTGGCAGCGCAAGCGGCATCGATCGTGCTACTGCAGATTATATGGGCATGCTGGCAACAGTAATGAATTCACTTGCACTGCAGGATGCATTAGAGCAAATCGATGTGCCAACAAGAGTGCAGACTTCGATCTCGATGCAGCAAATTGCTGAACCGTACATTCGTCGTCGTGCGATTCGCCACTTGGAGAAGGGCCGCGTTGTTATTTTTGCAGCAGGCACAGGTAACCCATTCTTCTCAACAGATACTACTGCAGCTCTTAGAGCGGCAGAGATCGAAGCAGAAGTTATTCTGATGGCGAAGAATAAGGTTGATGGTGTATATTCAGCAGATCCGTTTAAAGACAGCACAGCCGAGAAGTTTGAACAGCTCACTTACATGGATGTTCTGAACAAAAACCTTGGTGTTATGGATTCAACAGCTTCATCTCTATGTATGGATAATAATATACCGCTCATTGTATTTGCCATTACTGAACAAGGCAATATCAAACGTGTCGTTCTCGGTGAGAAGATCGGAACGATTGTTAAAGGGAGTGTAGATTAA